DNA from Nitrospira sp.:
GTAGGCCTTGGACAGTGTGTAAAACTCCACGCCGACCTCTTTCGCCTCCGGCACTTGTAAAAAACTCGGTGCCTTGTAACCGTCGAAGGCGATATCGGCATAGGCCAGATCATGAATCACGATGACGTCATGTTCCTTGGCAAACGCGACGATCTTCTTAAAAAACTCCAGGTCGACCACCGCCGTCGTCGGATTGTGCGGGAAATTGATCACGAGGATGCGAGGGCGCGGCAAGGTCTGACGATAGACCCGCTGGAGATCGTCGAAAAAATCGCTGTCCTGCCGCAGCTCAATCCCGCGCACCTCACCGCCGGCGATGATAAAGCTGTACATATGGATCGGATAGGTCGGGGTCGGCGTCAGCACGACGTCGCCGGGCCCGATCGTGGCCAGCGCCAGGTGCGCGAGTCCTTCCTTCGACCCGATCGTCACGATCGCTTCGGTCTCCGGGTCCAACTCCACATCATAGTTCCGCTTATACCATCCGGTAATGGCATGGCGGAGTTTCGTGATCCCTCGCGAGGCGGAGTAGCGATGGTTTTTCGCCTTCTTCGACGCCTCGATCAGTTTGTCTACAATATGGCCTGGTGTGGGCTGATCCGGGTTGCCCATGCCGAAGTCGATGATGTCCTCCCCCCGCTGGCGTGCCTCAAGCTTCAGGGTTTGTACTTGCGCAAATACATAGGGGGGAAGTCGTTTGATGCGATAAAAGCCGTCTCCGAGCGCCATGGATTAGTTTGACTCCTAAGGGCGGGGCCTATCGTCAACAGGTTCGATCGTCACGCCTTCGAAAAAGGCGTATTGTAATGAAGGCCTTAAAACGAGTCAATTTGACTATGATTTTAGAGGGTTGGAGACCGTCGTCCTTGCGTGAGGGCTGACCGACGACACCCTTCTTGCTCGCCCTGCCTTATTCTGTTAATAATGCCCTACTGACGACAGAATTGTCTATGAATTTCGACCAGTTCCGGAATCTTTCCCCTGCATTGTTCGGGCAAACTGCGGAGGCGTGATGGCTCGACTCGGTGTGAATATCGATCATGTGGCAACAATCCGGCAAGCTCGTGGCGGGAACGATCCCGACCCCTTGACCGCCGCCATTCTCGTCGAACTGGCCGGAGCCGACGGCTTGGTCGTGCATCTACGGGAAGACCGCCGGCACATCCAAGACCGTGATCTCACCATGTTGCGGGAAATCGTTCGGACCAAATTGGATTTGGAAATGGCCGCCGACGATGCGATGGCCAAGATCGCTCTGAGCGTGAAGCCGGACCTGGTCACGTTGGTCCCGGAACGGAGGCAAGAGTTGACCACCGAAGGCGGCCTGGATGTCGCCACCCATCGCGAGCGGATTCAAAAGATCGTCGACATGCTCCGCGACGGAGGGATCCCCACCAGCCTCTTCGTGGAGCCGACGCTGGATCAAATCAAGGCCGCTCACAAAATCGGCGCGGCCTATGTCGAACTGCACACCGGTCGCTATGCCAACGCCAAGCGTTCCAAGGAAGAAGACGAGGAATTCGAGGCCATCACCCAGGCGGCCAAGCTGGCCTACAAACTCGGCCTCGGTGTGAATGCCGGACACGGCCTGAATTATAAGAATGTGAAGCGCCTGGCACGGCTGCCGGAGATCGTGGAATTCAACATCGGCCACAGCATCATCGCCCGATCCGTCATGGTCGGCCTCGCCCAAGCGGTTCGCGAAATGAAGGAGTTGGTGGCCTAGGCCTGGTGACGGACAACCCTATGATACCGATCGTCACTGGCGACCAGATGCGCACGCTCGACCGTCGGACGATCACGGAAGCGCATGTACCGAGCCTGACGCTGATGGAACGAGCTGGCGCAGGAGTCGTCACCCATCTTGAACAATGGTATGGACCGGTGGCCGGAAAATCGATCGCCGTCGTCTGCGGAAAAGGGAATAACGGCGGAGACGGCTTCGTCATCGGACGGTTGTTGCGGCGGAAAAAGGCCCGAGCACAGGTCCTTCTGCTGGCATCACCCACCGGCCTGAGTCGCGACGCGAGAACCATGTATCAACGGTTTCAACGGGCGGCAGGGCAATCGGCCGTGATACGTCCCACGGACGCCGATGGGTTACGTCGTCGACTGGCGGCCAGCGATGTCATCGTCGATGCCATTTTGGGCACGGGACTTTCGACCGCCGTCACCGGCCTCTATCGTGACGCGATTGAGGCGATCAATGCGGCCGTCCGCCCGACCGTGGCGGTGGATCTTCCTTCCGGCCTGCATGCCGACACAGGAGCCGTGCTGGGAGCCGCCGTCCAGGCAGACCTCACCGTGACGTTCGGCCTGCCTAAAGTCGGGTTGTACAGCGGATTCGGGATCGATTGCGCCGGCACCGTTCGCCTGGTCGATATCGGTATTCCTGCTGCGTTTGTCGAGGCTATCGATCGCCGCCTGCTGCTCTTGACCGGTGCCGCAGCCCACGCGGCGCTTCCCAGGCGGCGCCCGTCCTCGCACAAAGGCACATACGGCCATATAGGCATCATCGCCGGGTCGGTCGGCAAGACAGGCGCCGCGGCCATGGCCGCCTTGGCTGCGCTCCGCGTCGGAACCGGTTTGGTCACGGTTGCGGTCCCATCAAGCGTGAACGACATCCTGGAAGCAAAATTGCTGGAAGCCATGACCCTCCCGATGCCGGAAACCAAAGCCCGCACCTTCGCACGTTCCGGCCTGGATCGCCTGCTTGCCTTCGCCGGCAGCCGAGACGCGGCGGCCATCGGCCCCGGCCTGACGACCCACCCGGAGACGGTCGACCTCGTCCAGGAATTCGTCAAACGCATCGACCGACCCTGTGTGTTGGATGCCGATGCGCTGAATGCCCTGGCGGGAAAGGCCTCGCTGTTGACCGAGTGTAAGCGACCGCCGATCATCACGCCTCACCCGGGAGAGATGGCGCGATTGGAAGCCGACGCGACCACCCAGTCCGTCAATCAAGACCGCATCGGTACGGCCACGCGGTTTGCGCGTGAACGCGGCGTCTTTGTGATCCTCAAGGGGGCTCGCACGGTCATCGCCGGACCGGACGGCCTGGCGGCCGTTTGTCCGACCGGTAATCCGGGCATGGCAACGGCCGGAACCGGCGACGTGTTGACCGGCATGGTCGGCGGCTTGCTGGCCCAAGGTCTGTCCCAGTGGGACGCCGCCTGCGCCGCCACCTACTTTCACGGGCTGGCCGGAGACCTGGCGGCGAACCGCCTCGGCCAGACCGGCATGATCGCACGTGATCTGATCCGGCACATTCCCTATGCCCTCGCGTCCGACACGCAGGCGTAAGCCATCGCCTTCGCCATCCTCACCGCCGCGGCAGAGGAGCGGAGAAACCGACCGCGTCGGGAAGCCTTGGCCCATCGTGCTGCGATCTCCACGCCAGACCCATCGTCTGGGACGGTGCCTCGGGAAACTTCTCCAAGGAGGAGAAGTCGTGGCCCTATTCGGAGAATTGGGGACGGGCAAAACCTCGCTGGTCAAGGGCATCGCCGAAGGGTTGCTCGCCGAACCGACCGCCGTGAGCAGCCCGACCTTTACGCTGATCCACGAATACCGGGGGCGGCTTCGCCTCATCCACACCGACTTGTACCGTTTGACCGCATCACAACTCGTGGACACCGGCCTCAGCGACTACTTAGACGACCACAGCGTCACCGTCATCGAATGGGCTGACCGATGG
Protein-coding regions in this window:
- a CDS encoding Aspartate aminotransferase yields the protein MALGDGFYRIKRLPPYVFAQVQTLKLEARQRGEDIIDFGMGNPDQPTPGHIVDKLIEASKKAKNHRYSASRGITKLRHAITGWYKRNYDVELDPETEAIVTIGSKEGLAHLALATIGPGDVVLTPTPTYPIHMYSFIIAGGEVRGIELRQDSDFFDDLQRVYRQTLPRPRILVINFPHNPTTAVVDLEFFKKIVAFAKEHDVIVIHDLAYADIAFDGYKAPSFLQVPEAKEVGVEFYTLSKAYNMPGWRVGFCVGNREVVGALAKIKSYLDYGIFQPIQIASTVALNGPQDCVKEVVQRYQNRRNVLVNGLNRIGWSVALPRATMFVWARIPDPYRHMGSLEFSKLLLKDAKVAVSPGIGFGEGGDEFVRFALVENEHRTRQALRGIRKALKLDGQES
- a CDS encoding NAD(P)H-hydrate epimerase/ ADP-dependent (S)-NAD(P)H-hydrate dehydratase; its protein translation is MIPIVTGDQMRTLDRRTITEAHVPSLTLMERAGAGVVTHLEQWYGPVAGKSIAVVCGKGNNGGDGFVIGRLLRRKKARAQVLLLASPTGLSRDARTMYQRFQRAAGQSAVIRPTDADGLRRRLAASDVIVDAILGTGLSTAVTGLYRDAIEAINAAVRPTVAVDLPSGLHADTGAVLGAAVQADLTVTFGLPKVGLYSGFGIDCAGTVRLVDIGIPAAFVEAIDRRLLLLTGAAAHAALPRRRPSSHKGTYGHIGIIAGSVGKTGAAAMAALAALRVGTGLVTVAVPSSVNDILEAKLLEAMTLPMPETKARTFARSGLDRLLAFAGSRDAAAIGPGLTTHPETVDLVQEFVKRIDRPCVLDADALNALAGKASLLTECKRPPIITPHPGEMARLEADATTQSVNQDRIGTATRFARERGVFVILKGARTVIAGPDGLAAVCPTGNPGMATAGTGDVLTGMVGGLLAQGLSQWDAACAATYFHGLAGDLAANRLGQTGMIARDLIRHIPYALASDTQA
- a CDS encoding tRNA threonylcarbamoyladenosine biosynthesis protein TsaE, which codes for MALFGELGTGKTSLVKGIAEGLLAEPTAVSSPTFTLIHEYRGRLRLIHTDLYRLTASQLVDTGLSDYLDDHSVTVIEWADRWGNGLPPDRLEVRLSHDTPGTRRAILTAGGLSAGRLLAALRSRMSNGRPTGAPRQTRVQLSRPRRASQ
- a CDS encoding Pyridoxine 5'-phosphate synthase — its product is MARLGVNIDHVATIRQARGGNDPDPLTAAILVELAGADGLVVHLREDRRHIQDRDLTMLREIVRTKLDLEMAADDAMAKIALSVKPDLVTLVPERRQELTTEGGLDVATHRERIQKIVDMLRDGGIPTSLFVEPTLDQIKAAHKIGAAYVELHTGRYANAKRSKEEDEEFEAITQAAKLAYKLGLGVNAGHGLNYKNVKRLARLPEIVEFNIGHSIIARSVMVGLAQAVREMKELVA